From one Streptomyces sp. SCSIO 30461 genomic stretch:
- a CDS encoding DUF742 domain-containing protein: MTPPPASHDPYGVPVDTDYGHEGDQPLVRPYAMTGGRTRPRYQLAIEALVSTTADPARLSSLLPEHQRICHLCREVKSVAEVSALLSMPLGVARILVADLAEAGMVAIHQPGNGEAGGTPDVTLLERVLSGLRKL; this comes from the coding sequence ATGACCCCGCCCCCCGCCTCTCACGATCCGTACGGTGTCCCTGTGGACACCGATTACGGACATGAAGGCGACCAGCCGCTGGTGCGTCCTTACGCGATGACCGGCGGCCGGACCCGGCCGCGCTACCAGCTCGCCATCGAGGCGCTGGTCAGCACCACGGCCGATCCCGCGCGGCTGTCGTCCCTGCTGCCCGAGCACCAGCGGATCTGCCACCTGTGCCGCGAGGTCAAGTCGGTGGCCGAGGTCTCGGCGCTGCTGTCGATGCCCTTGGGTGTGGCGCGGATCCTCGTCGCCGACCTGGCGGAGGCCGGCATGGTGGCGATCCACCAGCCGGGCAACGGAGAGGCCGGCGGAACGCCGGACGTGACACTGCTCGAAAGGGTGCTCAGTGGACTTCGCAAGCTCTAG
- a CDS encoding roadblock/LC7 domain-containing protein produces the protein MSQAAQNLNWLITNFVDNTPGVSHTVVVSADGLLLAMSEGFPRDRADQLAAVASGLTSLTAGASRIFEGGPVNQTVVEMERGFLFIMSISDGSSLAVLAHPDADIGLVGYEMALLVDRAGTVLTPDLRAELQGSLLH, from the coding sequence ATGAGCCAGGCGGCGCAGAATCTGAACTGGTTGATCACCAACTTCGTGGACAACACCCCTGGGGTGTCCCACACCGTGGTGGTCTCCGCCGACGGACTCCTGCTGGCGATGTCCGAGGGATTCCCCCGCGACCGTGCCGACCAGCTGGCGGCCGTCGCGTCCGGACTCACCTCGCTGACCGCGGGCGCCTCCCGCATCTTCGAAGGCGGCCCGGTCAACCAGACGGTGGTGGAGATGGAGCGCGGCTTCCTCTTCATCATGTCGATCTCGGACGGCTCTTCGCTGGCCGTGCTCGCCCACCCGGACGCCGACATCGGCCTCGTGGGCTACGAGATGGCTCTCCTGGTCGACCGCGCGGGCACGGTCCTCACCCCGGACCTGCGCGCCGAACTCCAGGGGAGCCTGCTGCACTAG